The Microbulbifer sp. YPW1 genome contains a region encoding:
- a CDS encoding TolC family protein: MGYALRALGPLVPALLICAIALPAQAQLSLESAVQLAREQDPQTAAAIAAAEATAETAVADSQWEDPKLKLGIANLPTDSFAFDDQPMTQKVIGISQKLPRGDSAALAGERGGHAAEAGFAGAADMALVLEREVGLAFLTLSEQLRVRELLMENRGWMQELVGYNRARLASAQIQSQQLLQSQLALARLDDRIAAVDGEINRARGTLSRWIGGAAWGALDATPPAWRDTRDWLAGQSLPVPMALLEQHPAVAASSARVAAERANVALAQEAYKPQFGVDFSYGQRDRTPMSDGSDFASVMVSFDLPLFRQNRQDRRLAASRARESAGILQHQNLLQQLHAELNSAVAMAQTLDRRRAEYREYLLPQAEATADAVLRGYASNTADLEAAIAARMDDIETQISAARLTYGYFRALARIRYFRAVEPDANIK; the protein is encoded by the coding sequence ATGGGATATGCATTGCGCGCCCTGGGCCCACTGGTCCCGGCGCTGCTGATTTGTGCGATTGCCCTGCCCGCACAGGCGCAGCTGAGCCTCGAGAGTGCGGTACAGCTGGCCCGGGAACAGGACCCACAGACCGCAGCGGCCATTGCCGCGGCGGAGGCGACCGCGGAAACCGCTGTGGCCGACAGTCAGTGGGAGGACCCCAAGCTGAAACTCGGCATCGCCAACTTGCCCACCGATAGTTTCGCCTTCGACGACCAGCCGATGACCCAGAAAGTGATCGGCATCAGCCAGAAACTGCCTCGCGGCGACTCGGCTGCGCTGGCCGGCGAGCGCGGTGGACATGCGGCCGAGGCGGGTTTCGCCGGTGCCGCGGATATGGCGCTGGTGCTGGAGCGGGAAGTGGGCCTCGCGTTTCTCACTCTGTCGGAGCAGCTGCGCGTGCGTGAACTGCTGATGGAAAACCGCGGCTGGATGCAGGAGCTGGTGGGCTACAACCGCGCGCGCCTCGCCAGTGCCCAGATCCAGTCCCAGCAGTTGCTGCAGTCGCAGCTGGCGCTGGCGCGCCTGGATGACCGTATCGCCGCGGTGGACGGGGAGATCAATCGCGCCCGCGGCACCCTGAGCCGCTGGATCGGTGGTGCCGCCTGGGGCGCGCTGGACGCAACCCCACCGGCCTGGCGGGATACCCGCGACTGGTTGGCGGGGCAGTCACTGCCGGTGCCGATGGCGCTGCTGGAGCAGCACCCCGCGGTGGCTGCCAGCAGTGCCCGCGTCGCTGCGGAGCGGGCCAATGTGGCGCTGGCGCAGGAGGCCTACAAGCCGCAGTTCGGTGTCGACTTCAGCTATGGCCAGCGCGACAGAACCCCGATGAGCGACGGTTCGGACTTTGCCAGCGTCATGGTGTCCTTCGACCTGCCGCTGTTCCGCCAGAACCGCCAGGACCGGCGCCTCGCCGCCAGCCGCGCGCGCGAGAGTGCCGGTATCCTGCAGCACCAGAACCTGTTGCAGCAATTGCACGCCGAGCTGAATAGCGCCGTGGCCATGGCTCAGACCCTCGATCGCCGCCGCGCGGAGTATCGCGAGTATCTGTTGCCGCAGGCGGAGGCTACCGCCGATGCGGTCCTGCGGGGCTACGCCAGCAATACCGCGGATCTGGAAGCGGCGATCGCCGCGCGCATGGACGATATCGAGACCCAGATCAGCGCCGCGCGCCTCACCTACGGCTACTTCCGCGCCCTCGCGCGCATCCGTTACTTCCGCGCCGTCGAGCCCGACGCCAACATCAAATAA
- a CDS encoding efflux RND transporter periplasmic adaptor subunit, with amino-acid sequence MNRILIVVFAIIALVVGVLVGRSLPGGDDTAPSASGEKKILYWVAPMDPNYRRDGPGKSPMGMDLVPVYEGEEGEAKPGTVSIAPQVENNLGVRTAVAEKGPVQIEVDTVGLVQLDEDKLHHVHTRLSGWVHKSWVKAVGDRVRNGQPLVAIYSPELVKAQSELVAALESGNRTLIEATRERLDSLGVPAEQVRALVKSRKVSQTITLYSPTDGYVNEFAARDGMYITPATTLMSIGPLDTVWVEGELFPKQGAQVQVGDTATLHGEFAPGRSWTGELVHILPDLDPKTRTLRVRVLVDNADKSLRPGMFVRLQLEGPKVDTLTVPRSALIRTGDMDRLVIAEGGGRYRSVRVRVGRELGKRVEILAGIEPGTEVVTSAQFLLDSESSISADLQRIEGEGAANSSEKSVKAETAWAEATVLSMPDDNHYARLEHGPVPEWDWPGMVMGFHVAEAAQQALREALESGAPLRVQMRQRDDGKYEVIATRAVAGASLVPGHEGHQPMDHSQMGHGDMNHDDVDHSQMDHGDMDHGERDHDGHQEPQK; translated from the coding sequence ATGAACAGAATTCTGATTGTCGTTTTCGCCATCATCGCCCTGGTGGTGGGCGTTCTTGTGGGGCGCAGCCTGCCCGGTGGTGACGACACCGCACCGAGCGCCAGTGGCGAAAAGAAAATCCTCTACTGGGTCGCCCCCATGGATCCCAACTACCGCCGCGATGGACCCGGCAAGTCGCCCATGGGCATGGACCTGGTGCCGGTGTACGAGGGCGAAGAGGGTGAAGCAAAGCCGGGTACCGTCTCCATTGCCCCCCAGGTGGAAAACAACCTGGGCGTGCGCACTGCGGTCGCCGAGAAAGGCCCGGTGCAGATCGAGGTGGATACCGTGGGCCTGGTGCAGCTGGATGAAGATAAGCTGCACCACGTGCACACCCGCCTGAGCGGCTGGGTGCACAAGAGCTGGGTCAAGGCGGTGGGTGATCGTGTGCGCAACGGGCAGCCACTGGTGGCTATCTACTCGCCGGAGCTGGTCAAGGCGCAGAGCGAACTGGTGGCGGCCCTGGAGAGCGGCAACCGCACCCTGATCGAGGCCACCCGCGAGCGCCTGGACAGCCTCGGGGTGCCCGCAGAGCAAGTGCGCGCGCTGGTCAAATCCCGAAAGGTAAGCCAGACCATCACCCTCTATTCGCCCACCGATGGCTATGTGAACGAATTTGCCGCCCGCGATGGTATGTATATCACTCCCGCAACCACGCTGATGAGCATTGGCCCGCTGGACACCGTGTGGGTGGAAGGCGAGCTGTTCCCGAAACAGGGCGCCCAGGTACAGGTGGGCGACACCGCCACCCTGCACGGCGAATTCGCCCCCGGCCGCAGCTGGACCGGCGAACTGGTGCACATACTGCCCGATCTCGATCCCAAGACCCGCACCCTGCGCGTGCGGGTGCTGGTGGACAACGCCGACAAATCCCTGCGCCCGGGCATGTTTGTGCGCCTGCAATTGGAGGGACCGAAGGTGGACACATTGACGGTACCGCGCAGCGCCCTGATCCGCACCGGTGACATGGACCGGCTGGTGATCGCCGAGGGCGGCGGCCGCTATCGCTCCGTGCGGGTGCGGGTGGGCCGGGAGCTGGGCAAGCGGGTGGAGATTCTCGCCGGCATCGAGCCCGGTACCGAGGTGGTCACCTCGGCCCAGTTCCTGCTGGACTCCGAGTCCAGTATCAGCGCCGATCTGCAGCGTATCGAAGGTGAAGGAGCCGCGAACAGCAGCGAAAAGTCGGTAAAAGCCGAGACTGCCTGGGCCGAAGCGACAGTGCTCAGTATGCCCGATGACAATCATTACGCGCGCCTGGAGCACGGCCCGGTACCCGAATGGGACTGGCCCGGCATGGTGATGGGTTTCCATGTGGCGGAAGCCGCGCAACAGGCGTTGCGCGAGGCGCTGGAAAGCGGAGCGCCGCTGCGGGTGCAGATGCGCCAGCGCGACGACGGCAAATACGAGGTGATCGCTACCCGCGCGGTGGCCGGTGCTTCCCTGGTGCCCGGGCATGAAGGCCACCAGCCGATGGACCACTCGCAGATGGGGCACGGCGACATGAACCACGATGATGTGGATCATTCGCAGATGGATCATGGCGACATGGATCATGGAGAAAGGGATCACGATGGGCACCAGGAGCCGCAGAAATGA
- a CDS encoding efflux RND transporter permease subunit has protein sequence MIARIIQWSLHNRALVLIGAVALTIAGLYSLRNTPVDALPDLSDVQVIVKTSYPGQAPQVVEDQVTYPLTTAMLSVPGAHTVRGYSFFGDSYVYVIFDDDVDLYWARSRVLEYLSQVAPRLPSAARSELGPDATGVGWIYSYTLVDPTGKYDLAQLRSLQDWFLKYELQTLPGVSEVATVGGMVRQYQVQVDPLRLRAYDLTLAQVQAAIERGNRESGASVVEMAEAEYMVRASGYIQSVEDLRQLPLLVNAAGTPLLLRDVADVHLGPQMRRGLSELDGEGEAVGGVIVMRFGENARAVIDRVRERLEELQRSLPAGVEIVPTYDRSELIDSAVDNLWHKLLQEFFVVALVCALFLFHLRSSLVIAISLPLGIIGAFIVMRLQGINANIMSLGGIAIAIGAMVDGAIVMIENLHKHLERTPLTEKNRWQVVGEAASEVGPPLFFSLLIITLSFLPVFALEGQEGRLFAPLAYTKTYAMAVAAGLAITLVPVLMGYLVRGEVKPEQANPINRAFTAAYRPALELAIRHPLFVVITALLLLASSLYPLSRTGSEFMPPLDEGDLMYMPSTHPGISIGKARELLQQTDKMIMQVPEVAQVWGKMGRAETATDPAPLTMVETIIRFKPRDQWRPGMTPEKLRAELDAAVQLPGVTNAWVMPIKTRIDMLATGIKTPVGIKVAGADLHQIEQIGTQLESLLKNVPGTASVFAERVEGGRYIDIDIDRSAAARYGLNIQDVQTVIDTAVGGKKVGETTEGLERYPINVRYPQAWRDSPESLRGLPLVAPNGTHLSLGDVATIEVQSGPPMIKTENARPNGWIYIDIANRDLGSWVAEAQQLVADQLELPPGYSLAWSGQYEYMERARERLGLLLPVTLGIIVLLLYFSFRHWGEVLVIMGTLPLALIGGLWLLYSLDYNLSVAVGVGFIALAGVAVEIGVIMLVYLNQAWKQVLADCAAADRKPELDDLRDAIRRGAGQRMRPVLMTTATVFIGLVPVMIGSGVGSEVMQRIAAPMVGGMVSAMLLTLMVLPAVYRLWKGRGLQGAS, from the coding sequence ATGATCGCGCGTATCATCCAATGGTCCCTGCACAACCGCGCGCTGGTGCTGATCGGCGCGGTGGCCCTGACGATTGCCGGCCTCTACAGTCTGCGCAATACGCCGGTGGATGCCCTGCCGGACCTTTCCGACGTGCAGGTGATCGTCAAGACCAGCTACCCGGGCCAGGCACCGCAGGTGGTGGAAGACCAGGTCACCTACCCCCTTACCACCGCCATGTTGAGCGTGCCCGGTGCACATACGGTGCGCGGTTACTCATTTTTTGGCGATTCCTACGTTTACGTCATTTTCGACGACGATGTCGACCTCTACTGGGCCAGATCCCGGGTACTCGAATACCTGAGCCAGGTGGCCCCGCGCCTGCCCAGTGCCGCGCGCTCGGAGCTGGGGCCGGATGCCACCGGCGTGGGCTGGATCTACAGCTACACCCTGGTGGACCCCACCGGCAAATACGACCTGGCGCAGCTGCGCTCACTGCAGGACTGGTTTCTGAAATACGAGCTGCAGACCCTGCCCGGGGTGTCCGAGGTGGCGACCGTGGGCGGCATGGTGCGCCAGTATCAGGTGCAGGTGGATCCCCTGCGCCTGCGCGCCTACGACCTCACCCTGGCCCAGGTGCAGGCGGCGATCGAGCGCGGCAACCGCGAGTCCGGCGCCTCGGTGGTGGAAATGGCGGAAGCCGAATACATGGTGCGCGCCAGCGGCTACATCCAGAGCGTGGAAGACCTGCGTCAGCTGCCGCTGCTGGTCAATGCCGCCGGCACCCCGCTGCTGCTGCGGGATGTGGCGGACGTACACCTGGGGCCGCAGATGCGGCGCGGTCTTTCCGAGCTGGATGGCGAAGGCGAGGCCGTGGGTGGCGTGATCGTGATGCGCTTCGGTGAGAACGCGCGCGCGGTGATCGACCGCGTGCGTGAGCGACTGGAAGAATTGCAGCGCAGCCTGCCGGCGGGTGTGGAAATCGTGCCCACCTACGACCGCAGCGAGCTGATCGACAGCGCGGTGGACAACCTGTGGCACAAGCTGCTGCAGGAATTCTTCGTGGTGGCACTGGTGTGCGCCCTGTTCCTGTTCCACCTGCGCTCGTCGCTGGTGATTGCCATCAGCCTGCCCCTGGGGATTATCGGTGCCTTTATCGTGATGCGCCTGCAGGGTATCAACGCCAACATCATGAGCCTGGGCGGCATTGCCATCGCCATCGGTGCCATGGTGGACGGCGCCATCGTGATGATCGAGAACCTGCACAAGCATTTGGAGCGCACCCCGCTCACCGAAAAAAACCGCTGGCAGGTGGTGGGTGAAGCGGCCAGTGAGGTGGGGCCGCCGCTGTTCTTCAGCCTGCTGATCATCACCCTGAGTTTCCTGCCGGTATTCGCGCTGGAAGGCCAGGAGGGGCGGCTGTTTGCGCCGCTGGCCTACACCAAGACCTACGCCATGGCAGTGGCCGCCGGTCTCGCCATCACCCTGGTGCCGGTGCTGATGGGCTATCTGGTGCGCGGCGAAGTGAAGCCGGAACAGGCCAACCCAATCAATCGCGCTTTTACTGCCGCCTACCGCCCGGCGCTGGAGCTGGCGATCCGCCATCCGCTGTTCGTCGTCATTACCGCTCTGTTGTTGCTCGCCAGCAGCCTGTATCCCCTGTCGCGCACCGGCAGTGAATTCATGCCGCCGCTGGACGAAGGCGACCTGATGTATATGCCCAGCACCCATCCCGGCATTTCCATCGGCAAGGCCCGCGAGCTGCTGCAGCAGACCGACAAGATGATCATGCAGGTACCGGAAGTGGCGCAGGTGTGGGGCAAGATGGGCCGTGCCGAGACCGCAACCGATCCGGCGCCGCTGACCATGGTGGAGACGATTATCCGCTTCAAGCCCCGCGACCAGTGGCGGCCGGGGATGACCCCGGAAAAACTGCGCGCGGAACTGGATGCCGCGGTGCAGTTGCCCGGCGTCACCAACGCCTGGGTGATGCCGATCAAGACCCGTATCGACATGCTCGCAACCGGCATCAAGACCCCGGTGGGTATCAAGGTGGCCGGTGCCGACCTGCACCAGATCGAGCAGATCGGCACTCAGCTGGAATCCCTGCTCAAGAATGTGCCAGGTACCGCGTCGGTATTTGCCGAGCGCGTCGAGGGCGGCCGCTATATCGATATCGACATCGACCGCAGTGCCGCGGCGCGCTATGGCCTGAATATCCAGGACGTGCAGACGGTGATCGACACCGCGGTGGGCGGCAAGAAGGTGGGCGAGACCACCGAAGGCCTGGAGCGCTACCCGATCAATGTGCGTTATCCACAGGCCTGGCGCGACTCGCCGGAAAGCCTGCGCGGCCTGCCGCTGGTGGCCCCCAACGGTACCCACCTGAGCCTGGGGGATGTGGCGACCATTGAGGTGCAGAGCGGTCCGCCGATGATCAAGACCGAGAACGCGCGCCCCAATGGCTGGATCTATATCGATATCGCCAACCGCGATCTGGGTTCCTGGGTGGCGGAGGCACAGCAACTGGTGGCAGACCAACTGGAGCTGCCGCCGGGCTATTCCCTGGCGTGGTCCGGGCAGTACGAATACATGGAGCGCGCCCGCGAGCGCCTGGGTCTGCTGTTGCCGGTGACCTTGGGCATCATCGTTTTGTTGCTGTACTTCAGCTTCCGCCACTGGGGTGAGGTGCTGGTGATCATGGGCACCCTGCCACTGGCGCTGATCGGCGGTCTGTGGCTGTTGTACTCGCTCGATTACAACCTGTCGGTGGCGGTGGGCGTGGGCTTTATCGCGCTCGCCGGCGTGGCGGTGGAGATCGGCGTGATCATGCTGGTGTACCTCAACCAGGCCTGGAAACAGGTGCTGGCAGATTGCGCGGCTGCTGACCGTAAACCTGAGCTTGATGACCTGCGCGATGCGATCCGCCGCGGTGCCGGTCAGCGTATGCGCCCGGTACTCATGACCACGGCCACGGTGTTTATCGGTCTGGTGCCGGTGATGATTGGTTCCGGGGTTGGCTCGGAAGTGATGCAGCGGATTGCGGCGCCGATGGTCGGGGGCATGGTCAGCGCGATGCTTCTGACTCTGATGGTTTTGCCTGCGGTTTATCGACTGTGGAAAGGGCGGGGTCTGCAGGGGGCTTCGTAG
- a CDS encoding TRAP transporter large permease subunit: MMELIPLLMFVAVCAALMFGYPVAFTLGGTALIAAGLGIVTGIFDAELLRAFPDRLYGIMQNGTLMAVPLFVLMGVMLERARIAEELLVNLARVFSGIPAGMAVSVVVVGALLAASTGIVGATVVTMGLMSLPTMLKRGYSPKLATGTICATGTLGQIIPPSIALVLLGDTLSNAYQQAQLSQGIFNPKPVSVGDLFMGAIIPGLLLVAAYILYLLFIARREPATERAAEDVDLLQTLKSLFPPIALMLLVLGSIITGAATPTEAAAVGALGAGILAWSRGALNWARAGEVGQSTLQVTAMVFAILIGASLFSLVFRGFGGEEVVTHLFESLPGGVVGATLLVMLVIFLLGFILDFIEITFVVVPIVGPVLLAMGLDPVWLGVMIALNLQTSFLTPPFGFALFYLRGVAPAEVATGAIYSGVVPFIAIQLLVMLLLAIWPSLATWLPGFVAG; encoded by the coding sequence ATGATGGAACTGATCCCCCTGCTGATGTTTGTCGCTGTGTGCGCAGCACTGATGTTCGGCTATCCGGTCGCCTTCACCCTGGGCGGTACCGCGCTGATTGCCGCCGGCCTCGGTATCGTCACCGGAATATTCGATGCGGAGCTGCTGCGCGCCTTCCCCGACCGCCTCTACGGCATCATGCAGAACGGCACCCTGATGGCGGTGCCGCTGTTTGTGCTGATGGGCGTAATGCTAGAAAGGGCGCGGATCGCCGAAGAGTTGCTGGTCAATCTCGCCCGCGTCTTCTCCGGGATTCCCGCGGGGATGGCGGTTTCCGTGGTGGTGGTAGGCGCTCTGCTCGCCGCCAGTACCGGTATCGTCGGCGCGACGGTGGTAACCATGGGATTGATGTCCCTGCCGACCATGCTGAAGCGGGGCTACTCACCCAAACTCGCCACCGGCACCATCTGCGCCACCGGCACCCTGGGCCAGATCATTCCCCCGTCCATCGCACTGGTATTGCTGGGCGATACCCTGTCCAACGCCTACCAGCAGGCCCAGCTCAGCCAGGGTATTTTCAACCCGAAACCGGTGAGCGTCGGCGACCTGTTTATGGGCGCGATCATTCCCGGCCTGCTGCTGGTAGCGGCGTATATCCTCTACCTGCTGTTTATCGCCCGCCGCGAACCCGCCACGGAACGCGCTGCGGAAGACGTGGATCTACTGCAGACCCTGAAGAGCCTGTTTCCCCCCATTGCGCTGATGCTGTTGGTGCTGGGTTCGATCATCACCGGTGCCGCCACGCCCACAGAGGCCGCGGCGGTAGGCGCGCTGGGTGCGGGCATCCTGGCCTGGAGCCGCGGTGCACTGAACTGGGCGCGCGCTGGCGAAGTGGGGCAGAGCACGCTGCAGGTCACGGCGATGGTGTTCGCGATCCTGATCGGTGCGTCGTTGTTCTCTCTGGTATTCCGTGGATTTGGCGGTGAGGAAGTGGTTACCCACCTGTTCGAAAGCCTGCCGGGCGGCGTGGTCGGCGCGACCCTGCTGGTGATGCTGGTGATCTTCCTGCTGGGCTTTATCCTCGACTTTATCGAGATCACCTTTGTGGTGGTGCCCATTGTCGGCCCGGTACTGCTGGCTATGGGGCTGGATCCGGTGTGGCTGGGCGTGATGATTGCCCTGAACCTGCAGACTTCCTTCCTCACCCCACCGTTTGGTTTTGCGCTGTTCTACCTGCGCGGTGTGGCCCCTGCGGAAGTGGCCACCGGGGCCATTTACAGCGGGGTGGTGCCGTTTATTGCCATCCAGTTGCTGGTGATGTTGTTGCTCGCGATTTGGCCTTCATTGGCGACCTGGTTACCTGGCTTCGTAGCCGGGTAG
- a CDS encoding TRAP transporter small permease subunit, producing the protein MKSSPRNLLLGTAGALDRFAGLSGRVLGWFTLAMVLIQSLVVALRYGFDGGSTALQDTVVYLHGAAFMLGLAYALQAGAHVRVDVFYRTMSARGKAWVDAVGCLIFLLPVCIFIAVGSWQFAASSWAVLESSASADGLGGVFLLKSLMPLAAATLALQGIAQFTRALHTLMQVESRAGSTTPFNTESTQAAEKAAEKPRPLVREAAGEASA; encoded by the coding sequence ATGAAGTCTTCCCCACGAAATCTGCTCCTCGGTACGGCCGGTGCTCTGGACCGTTTCGCCGGCCTGAGCGGCCGCGTACTGGGCTGGTTTACCCTGGCGATGGTGCTGATCCAGAGCCTGGTGGTGGCCCTGCGCTACGGGTTCGACGGCGGTTCCACCGCCCTGCAGGACACCGTGGTCTACCTGCACGGCGCGGCCTTTATGCTCGGCCTGGCCTATGCGCTGCAGGCGGGGGCCCATGTGCGGGTGGACGTGTTCTACCGGACCATGTCCGCTCGCGGCAAGGCGTGGGTCGATGCGGTGGGCTGCCTTATTTTCCTGCTCCCGGTTTGCATCTTCATTGCAGTGGGCAGCTGGCAGTTTGCCGCCAGCAGCTGGGCGGTGCTGGAATCCAGCGCCAGCGCTGACGGTCTCGGCGGTGTGTTCCTGCTGAAAAGCCTGATGCCCCTCGCCGCCGCGACCCTGGCCCTGCAGGGGATTGCCCAGTTTACGCGCGCACTGCATACCCTGATGCAGGTTGAAAGCCGCGCCGGCAGCACCACCCCCTTCAATACGGAGTCCACCCAGGCTGCGGAAAAGGCCGCGGAGAAACCCCGCCCGCTGGTGCGGGAAGCGGCTGGGGAGGCAAGCGCATGA
- a CDS encoding PstS family phosphate ABC transporter substrate-binding protein — MNNRSASKKVLASALAALTVAASSAALAARDHISIVGSSTVYPFTTVVAERFSRATQFKTPVVESTGTGGGMKLFCQGVGENTADITGASRRIKQSELDMCNDNGVDVVEVQIGYDGIVLANAKTAEPFELSRKDIFLALAKDVPNPDGSESLVANPYKTWKDVNPSLPAHDIEVLGPPPTSGTRDAFAELAMEGGCKKFDWIAAKKKSDKNGYKAICHNIREDGAYVEAGENDNLIVNKLAANPNALGIFGFSFLDQNADKVQGSLIEGQEPTFDSIADQSYPVSRPLFIYVKKAHVDVVPGIKQFLSEFTNARAWGEEGYLADKGMIPLPNAKRQQVASDVRKLNALTNLAAK, encoded by the coding sequence ATGAACAACCGTTCTGCGAGTAAGAAAGTCCTGGCCTCGGCCCTGGCCGCCCTGACTGTTGCCGCCTCCAGCGCTGCCCTCGCCGCGCGCGATCACATCAGCATTGTCGGCTCTTCCACCGTATACCCGTTCACCACCGTGGTTGCCGAGCGCTTTAGCCGCGCTACCCAGTTCAAGACCCCGGTTGTCGAGTCCACCGGTACCGGTGGCGGCATGAAGCTGTTCTGCCAGGGCGTGGGTGAAAACACCGCGGACATCACCGGTGCTTCCCGCCGCATCAAGCAGTCCGAACTGGACATGTGTAACGACAACGGCGTCGACGTTGTGGAAGTGCAGATCGGTTACGACGGCATCGTTCTGGCCAACGCCAAGACTGCCGAGCCGTTTGAGCTGTCCCGCAAGGACATCTTCCTGGCCCTGGCCAAAGACGTGCCCAACCCGGACGGTTCCGAGTCACTGGTGGCCAACCCCTACAAAACCTGGAAAGACGTGAATCCGTCCCTGCCCGCGCACGACATCGAAGTTCTGGGCCCGCCCCCGACATCCGGTACCCGCGACGCCTTTGCCGAGCTGGCGATGGAAGGTGGCTGTAAAAAATTCGACTGGATTGCGGCCAAGAAAAAATCTGACAAGAACGGCTACAAGGCCATCTGTCATAACATCCGCGAAGACGGCGCCTACGTGGAAGCCGGTGAGAACGACAACCTGATCGTGAACAAGCTGGCGGCGAACCCGAATGCGCTGGGTATCTTCGGCTTCAGCTTCCTGGACCAGAACGCAGACAAGGTGCAGGGCTCTCTGATCGAAGGCCAGGAGCCGACGTTCGACTCCATCGCCGACCAGAGCTACCCGGTTTCCCGTCCGCTGTTCATCTATGTGAAAAAAGCACATGTGGACGTTGTGCCCGGCATCAAGCAGTTCCTGAGCGAGTTCACCAACGCGCGCGCCTGGGGTGAAGAAGGTTACCTGGCGGACAAGGGCATGATTCCCCTGCCCAACGCCAAGCGCCAGCAGGTTGCCAGCGATGTGCGCAAGCTGAATGCCCTGACCAACCTCGCGGCAAAATAA
- the pstC gene encoding phosphate ABC transporter permease subunit PstC: MQTPTLFALLLLLILVAYGTGFSRAIGAARSRGGIRSLASLPSYYGVHTALWCGLPALIILGLWLVFDDAIIRTLVMGGIADKPESLSGQNLLYAQIQNMASGNLVGEATPQLEAASAHLNSLRQSGQWLQTALILILSVGLGAYALLKVSPEMRAREKVEKVLRAILLMCACAAIFTTVGILLSVLFESVRFFQAVPVTEFLFGLHWSPQMAMREDQVGSSGAFGAVPLFTGTLMVSAIAMLVAVPVGLMSAIYLAEYAGNKVRAFAKPLIEILAGVPTVVYGFFAALTVAPFVRELAQSVGLEASSESALAAGLVMGVMIIPFVSSLSDDVINAVPQSLRDGALGLGSTKSETVRKVVIPAALPGIVGGVLLAVSRAIGETMIVVMAAGLAANLTANPLESVTTVTVQIVTLLVGDQEFDSPKTLAAFALGLMLFISTLILNFIALHVVKKYREQYD, translated from the coding sequence ATGCAGACTCCCACTCTATTTGCCCTGCTGTTGCTGCTGATACTGGTGGCCTACGGTACCGGTTTCAGCCGCGCCATTGGCGCTGCCCGCAGCCGCGGCGGAATCCGCAGCCTGGCTTCCCTGCCCAGCTATTACGGTGTGCACACCGCACTCTGGTGTGGCCTGCCGGCGTTGATCATCCTGGGCCTGTGGCTGGTATTTGACGACGCCATTATCCGCACGCTGGTGATGGGCGGAATTGCGGACAAGCCCGAATCCCTGTCCGGCCAGAACCTGCTGTACGCGCAGATCCAGAATATGGCATCGGGCAATCTGGTGGGCGAGGCTACGCCACAGCTGGAGGCAGCGTCGGCACATCTGAACAGCCTGCGCCAGAGTGGCCAGTGGCTGCAGACTGCATTGATCCTGATTCTGTCCGTTGGTCTCGGTGCATATGCGCTGCTGAAGGTTTCCCCGGAGATGCGCGCGCGGGAAAAAGTCGAGAAGGTGCTGCGGGCGATTCTGTTGATGTGTGCCTGTGCGGCCATCTTTACCACCGTTGGCATCCTGTTGTCGGTATTGTTCGAGTCCGTGCGCTTCTTCCAGGCGGTCCCGGTCACCGAGTTCCTGTTCGGTTTGCACTGGAGCCCGCAGATGGCGATGCGCGAGGACCAGGTAGGTTCCAGCGGCGCTTTCGGTGCGGTGCCCCTGTTTACCGGTACGCTGATGGTGTCTGCCATCGCCATGCTGGTCGCCGTACCCGTAGGCCTAATGTCTGCGATTTACCTGGCCGAATATGCGGGCAACAAGGTGCGCGCCTTCGCCAAGCCGCTGATCGAAATTCTCGCTGGCGTGCCCACTGTGGTTTACGGCTTCTTCGCTGCGCTTACCGTGGCGCCGTTTGTGCGCGAGTTGGCGCAGTCCGTGGGCCTCGAAGCTTCCAGTGAAAGCGCCCTGGCCGCGGGTCTGGTGATGGGGGTGATGATCATCCCGTTCGTATCCTCCCTGTCCGACGATGTGATCAACGCGGTACCCCAGTCCCTGCGCGACGGTGCGCTCGGCCTCGGTTCCACCAAATCCGAAACCGTGCGCAAGGTGGTGATCCCCGCGGCTCTGCCCGGCATTGTCGGCGGCGTGCTGCTGGCAGTTTCCCGTGCGATCGGCGAGACCATGATTGTGGTGATGGCCGCCGGCCTCGCCGCCAACCTCACCGCCAATCCACTGGAGTCGGTCACTACCGTGACGGTACAGATCGTCACCCTGCTGGTGGGCGACCAGGAATTCGACAGCCCGAAAACCCTGGCTGCCTTCGCCCTCGGTCTGATGCTGTTTATCAGCACCCTGATTCTGAACTTTATCGCCCTGCACGTAGTGAAAAAATACCGGGAACAGTATGACTGA